The sequence below is a genomic window from Marmota flaviventris isolate mMarFla1 chromosome 9, mMarFla1.hap1, whole genome shotgun sequence.
aaagcccaggaccggatggatacacggctgagttctacaagactgttaaagaagaactaataccaatactcttcaatttatttcaggaaatagaaaaaaaggcagtaattccaaactcattctatgaggccagtatcaccctgattcccaaaccaggcaaagacacatcaaagaaagaaaacttcagaccaatatctccaatgaacatagatacaaacattctcaataaagttctggcaaatcaaatacaaaaacatatcaaaaaaatcatgcaccatgatcaagtgggattcataccagggatgcagggttggttaaacatacagaaatcaataaatgtaattcatcacatcaatagacttaaagataagaatcatataatcatctcaatagatgcagaaaaagcatttgataaaatacaacaccgctttatgttcaaaacactagaaaaactagggataacaggaacatatctcaacatcataaaggctatctatgctaaacctcaggtcaacatcattctaaatgtagaaaaattgaaagcattccctctaaaatctggaataagacagaaatgccctctttcaccacttctattcagcatagttcttgaaacactggccaaagcagTTAGACAGATGagagaaatcaaagggatatgtataggaaaagaagaacttaaattagcactatttgttagtgatatgattctatacctagaagacccaaaaaactccaccagaaaacatctggaacaagtaaatgaattcagcaaagtagcaggatataaaacaacacccataaatcaaaggcatttctgtaaatcagtgacaaagcctctgagaaggaaatgagaaaaactaccccattcacaataacctaaaaaaaaaataagacacttgggaatcaacttaaccaaagaagtgaatgatctatacaatgaaaatgacagaactctaaagaaagaaatcaaagaagaccttagaagatggaaagatcttccttgttcttggataggcagaattaatattatcaaaatgagcatactaccaaaagcactatacagattcaatgcaactccaatcaaaatcccaatggcattactcatagaaatagaagaggcaatcatgaaattcatctggaaaataagagacccagaatagctaaagcaatccttaacaggaagagtgaagcatgtGACATCTctataccagacattaaactatactacagagcaatagtaaaaaatcagtatgatattggcaccaaaacagactgatagaccaatgtacaccaatggtacagaatagaggacacagagattaacccacaaaattacaattaacttatattagacaaaaggtgccaaaacatgcacaggagaaaagatagcatcttcaacaaatggtgctgggaaaactggaaatccacatgcaacaaaatgaaattaaacctctatctctcaccatgcacaaaacttaacttaaaattgatcaaggacctaggaatgaaatcagagattctatgtctaatagaagaaaaattaagccctaatcttcatcatgtgggactaggccccaacttccttaataagactcctctaatgaataattaaaaccaagaatcaataaatagaatggaatcaatttcctgggagcaaatttttacccctcacacatcagagagagcaaaagtaatctctagagtatataaagaactcaaaaagctaagcaccaaaaaaaaaaaaaaaaaaaaaaaaaaaaaacaaacaaaaaataacccaatcaacaaatgaaccaaggacctgaacagacattcttagaagagaatacacaatcaatcaacaaatatatgaaaaaatgcccatcatctctagaaatcagagaaatgcaattcaaaactactctaagatatcatctcactccagtcagaatggcagttattttgaagacaaacaataataagtgttggtgaggatgtgggaaaaaaggcacactcatacattggtggtgggactgaaaatttgtgcagccaatatggaaagaagtatggagatccCTTGGAAATCTgcaaatggaaccaccatttgactcagctatccctctccttggactaaacccaaaggacttaaaaacagcatacttacggacacagtcacatcaatgtttatagcagcacaattcataatagctaagctgtggagccAACATTGATGCCCTCCAGTGGCTgactggataaaaaaatatggcatatatatatatatatatatatatacacacacacacacacacacacaatggaattttactcagcaataaaagagaataaaataatggcatttgccaataaatggatggcgttggagaaaataatgtgaagtgaagttagctaattcCCCCCCCAAAATactcaatgttttctctgatataaggaggctgactcatagtggggtagggtgggggagcttgggaggactagataaattctagatagggaagaagggtgggagggaaaaggagggggtaGGAGGTtagtaatgatggtggaatgtgatggtcatcattatccaaagtacatgtatgaagacatgaattgggtgtcaacatattttatatacaaacagagatataaaaaaattgtgctatatatgtgtaataagaattgtaatgcaaaaaataccaaagtacatatataaagacatgaattagcgtgaacattctttatatataaagatatgaaaaattgtgctctatatatgtaatgaattgtaatgcatactgctgttgtgtatttaagaaaatgaaatcaattaaataaaaaaatacagtgtaaaaaatatttaaaagggaatCTTTCTTATATAAAGTGTTGTTTTGATAGAGATAGAGAGTTGGGTGATTTTTTTATCATTGTGAAATGTAGACCTCACTTGTTGGGGGCCTTTCTGGACAGAAGCTATGTGCACACGTTAAGACCTGAGTAAAGAGGTAATGAACAGTTATTGCACCCCACAATACATTGGGCTTTACCTCTGCTTGGAGAAGGAAGGTGTGGCTCGAGGAGGGGGCTTCATCCAATGGGGTTGATTTAGACccacctattcctttgtaatcctaccccttctcCCTTTGTGGGATAGAACATTCCATGGAatctccctttgtgtgtcccctatataagaataaataattctAGTGGCTCTCTTTCCATACAcccctaaggtcacagagctggccctggattttgaaaaggtacctcttttttttgtgtgtgtgtgtgctttctttgccatttttttaagttacagattttgtgaacccagcataggtcACCAGCTTAGATGGAAATACtcactaattattttaaatctttgtagCCCAATAATTTTGTGTCTCTTTGCCTTTTTATATACCTTATAACAAAGTAACAAATTTATATTATTGACAACTTCATTTTTGTTGATCTATTTATGGCATTAATGTAGCACTTTTCTTAAAacttaatttgcttatttttatagcACTACTTTTGATTTGCTcagtaaaagaagataaaaatgttaGCACTAGTCAAAGTTTCTTGCTGAAGACCACCATGCTGTGTTACTTCAGTGTGTGTTGATTGATGATATAGTGTGCACTGGCAGACATTTAGAATCAGAATAGTATGctgctttaaatttaaattagattATTCTTTTAaggactttatttaaaatatgttttctgtaaggattaataatagtaattaagTAATATTCAGTTctatattaaatacatttctcCTGTTGTGTTAATTGTACAATAAATTcacttgttctttaaaaataaataagtaaacaaatagcTAGGAcacagaaaatcagaaagaaagttTCTTCTAATTTGCAATGGGGAATAGCCTCCTGCATCTCATGACAATTTTGCTTTTATGGCATGAGAAAAACAAGACACTGTAATGGAATGTTTACTATGTATTTGAAGACAAAATAATGACAAAGCAAATGCTGTTTTATGCCTGTTAAATGAGacagatgatttttttaagtgaaacttATACATCTACATGCTCATTTTGGGCAAAAAGGAATAAAGTCTGATGCTCTTCTTCTGGGAACAGGAGAACAGAGGAGCAGTGAAGATCATGGTATTACTTGAAGTTATCCATGTTTCTTTACTTAAAGCTATGAAATGTAGACACGTAACATAGAACACAACCACGGCCTGTCATATAAAAGTGGTTTTCACATAAGGGTAATTGATCTGGTTTCCATAACTCTGAGAAACCCTTGTACTGAGAGTGGGGAAATCATCTGAATAGAACTATCAACAGAATAGAAGGAAGGGGAGTTGAGCAATCAGTGAGTAGATACCACAAAGAACTTCTGGCACTTATTGGTCAGGACAATTACCTCTCAGGAGTACTTACTCAAGCTTTCTGGTTGCCATTTTTAAGGGCATCTTTGGGAACTTAatagaacaaaggaaaaaggaGGAATTATTTTGGTAGCAAGCTACCTTCCTTGCACCATCAAAGATATCATTTTTCCTTCAAAACGGATATTGAGTTTTGGGGTAGGAGAGGTACTcctcattataatgaaaataattttgcaatTATAAGTTTCCTAAGTATATAAATATCCCAAATGAATTCATGTTATAGTCAAATTTTTTGCTACTAAAACCAAAAGACTGGAGAAAAACAATCAGAGGATAACAAATTGATTTTAGGGCTCACAGATTTAGAGTTGTTACTCCTTGGACTCTATTCTTTGGGGCCCGAggtaaggcaaaacatcatggcagaaaagtgtggcaaAGGAAAGTGATTCAAGACATagtaccaggaagcagaaagagattgagagctctgttcaccaaagacaaaatatagaccCTAAAGATACATCCCCAAGGATCCACCTCTTCCAAACACCTATCTGCCTACCTTACCTATTGGGGTAAGGTATAGTTATTCCCTATCACtgtattaatgcactgattgagTTATGACTTTCATAACCTAATCTTTCTTGGCTGGAGGACAAACAactaatatataaatatcataataCAAGAGTGAAAATGacactattaaataaaaaataatatatgtgttGGGGAAAAGGCATGATTTCTTTTGGACATGGGAAAGTCAGTATGAAATTATCAGGATATAGAGATGAGAgcataattacaaaaatatatatagcaaGGAATATTTTATACAAGAATATCAAAGGATATGACCAAATGTATTTATTCTCTAAATTATGATAAATAAGTCATGTTAGAAAGAGTCATGTTTCATGTGTTTTTGCCATAATAAAATACGTTgagaattttaaagcatttttgaaaatatttagttGGGAGATAGGTTACTCCAGGTAGATGAATTCTGAAACACCCAGTGCCTTTCCTATGAGTGAACCAGTGATTTCAGTCCGCTCTTAGCACCTTTCTTCCAATCAATTAAGTACTAGCAATAATCTCATAACTAATTGATAAACATTGCTCTCTCAATTGTTTCTTTAAcagagttctataatttctatacttttctaaggaaaatacacttttcataggaaatttcttcttttgacaagATTATTTAGGGTAACTTTGACATCTttattcctcaggctgtagatcaGAGGGTTTAACATGGGCACAATGATGGTGTAAAATATGGATGATACTTTCCCTTGGTCCATAGAGTTGACTGATGATGGCTGGAGGTACATGAATGTTACAGAACCAAAGAAGAGACCAACAGCTGAGATGTGGGAGCTGCAGGTGCTGAAGGCTTTGTACCTGCCCTCAGTGGAGCGAATACGCAGGATGCTGGCTATGACGAAGATGTAAGAGCTAAGGATGGACAGGACTGGGGCAAAGATATTGAATGCACTGGAGCACAGAACTACTACCTCATTGACAAAAGTACTAGAGCAAGAAAGCTCTAGTAGTGGAAGAACATCACAAAAGTAATGGTTTATTGTATCATTCTTACAGAAAAGCACCCTTAGCATGCATGTTGTGTGGGCTGTGGCACCCATCAATCCCATGCTACAAACCCCAATTAGCAACCAGAAACAGACTTGAATAGACATGGTAACATTGTAAAGCAAGGGGTTACAGATGGCAACATAGCGGTCATATGCCATGGCAGCCAACATGTGACACTCTGCAATTGCAAAAGCTGCAAAGAAGTAGAGCTGAGTCATGCATTCAGCAAAGGAGATGGTGTTTTTCTCCATCACAAAGTTCACCAGCATTTTGGGTGTGATCACAGTAGATTGACAGAGGTCAATAAAGGAGAGACTACTGAGGAGAtagtacatgggtgtgtgcagtTGAGAGCTGAGTCCAATCAGTATGATCATACCCAGGTTCCCCACCACTGTGAACACATAGATTCctaggaagaggaggaagaggggcagCTGGAGCTCTGATTTGTCTGTTAATCCAACCAGGATGAACTCAGTCACTGTGGAATGATTTTCCTCtgtcattttcttctgaaaattctaagtaggaagagagaaaatattttgtaatagaTATTATTGATCCATCTTACAATGGGATATGAAACAGAGTTCAAGTCTTTTCAGTCCTCTATCTCCATGTTTCTGCGAGTTCTTCCCTCTCTTCAGTCAAAGACTTTGTGATTCCAATAATTTATGActtataaataaatgtcaaaCAGAACTATCTGTATTTGTGTTCTATGCTGTAATGATAATTTTAGTAATGCCCAGTCTCTGACCACCCTAAGAACTCTTCTGATGACTTACGTTGAGTGCTCCAAAATTTCCCATGGCTTTTTAATAATCCTCTCAAATTCTGggcaagaaaatgtatttttttcatactgTTAAAATAGCAACAGCATAAAAAGCACTTACCCCAATATTACAGTTGATGGAGAAAGATTGAAAATTTCAAATTGTTGAATAGGATAAGATGTCCACTCCTTACCCTTTTATTCAACTTTGTACTAGTAGATCTAGTTAGGAAAATAAGGCAAGacaataaaattacaaaacatcctgattggaaaagaaaatgtgacactATCTCTATGTTTAAATGTCAAAATCTTGTTACAGAAAAGCATAATGAacatatgaataagaaaaaaaaattattggaaatattttttattcttgagcCTCGTTTTAGGGTACAAAGTCAGCATAGCAATTCAATTGATTTTACACATTTGCAATTAACAAAAACAACTCTATTTATAAtaccataaaaagaataaaattctaaggaattaactaaataaaaacaatgaaagttATTGTACTCAAAATTGCTAAATTTTCAATAGAGTTGTTATAAGGGTTTCATGAAGATGCAacaggaaaaaatgtatttttctcaaCTGTTATGGACAAAATAGCTTCATGAACAGAATTAATTTGAAACTCTTTCTCATATCACccacaaaaatgaactcaaaatgggtcaTAGGACTAAATGTAAGGCATGAtagaaatgttagaaaaaaatagtctaaATAATTGTGGCTTTGGACTTGATAGTAATTTCTTAGATAAGTACCAAAACCAGAGACTaccataggaaaaaataaagtgaatatcATGATAAAGATAAATGATAATATCAGATTAAAGATAGGTAGGTGTTCTGTAGACTGGTAGGTTATGACTTGAACAAAGAGATTTTATGACAGTATATAAAATTGGtaatatattttcaatgtatATTTAATTTCCTGAATACTAATATCAAGGAAGAGTTTGTGGTCAGGATCCATAATGAATACTTAACAATTTAACAATGAAAAAGTCAAgaacctatttttaaaagtcagagaaTTTTAATAGACATTAAATCTAAGAAAGATACATGAATGAGTAATAAATACCTAAAATATGTTCATTATCATTAATTGttaagaaaattcaaatgaaatcaCAGTGATAAAACATTTCATATTGTTTTAATGAGCTTTTCActattgtgaccaaaagatctgataagaattattttagagaaggaaaagtttatttgaggctcgtgattccagaggtctcagtctacagaTGGCAGCTCCaatgctctgggcctgaggtgaggcagaacatcagagcAGACAGGCGTGATGGAGGGAAGTGACTCATGACATGGaattcatgagagagagagagagagagagaccatttAGTGGGGtcaaaatttatactccaatatcATGCTTCCAATGACCTGCCTCCTCAAGTCATAACCTACcagtctacagttaccacccaattatcTCTATCAGGGGACTAATACACTTATTAGATTAAGGCACTTATAACATAAATGTTTAACCTCTaaactttttgcattgtctcacaaataaGGTTTTGCAGGTTACCTagtatctaaatcataacacacaTCCATCAGGAAAGCAATGATCAAAACTAGAGATTAAACACAGGTGTTGGCAAGAATGAGAAGAATTGTGAACCTTTATCCATTTTAtccattactggtgggactgcaaaatggaaCAAACTGTAAGGAAAACAGTTGTGGCAGTTCTTCAAATTCTGAAATGTAGAGTTACCTCCTGACCCAGAAATTTCACTGCTTTGTAAAGTACtcacaagaaatgaaaacatacatccATAACAAAAAGTTATATGTGAGTGTCCAGAGCAGCTCTGCCTATGAGAACCAACGAGTGAAAGCCACTCAAATGCTCATTTAGGAATGAATAGACAAACAAAATGTAGCATATTCTTATAATAGATCTTTATTCTTCAATAAAAAGTCACTGAGAGATGGAACATCATGAATACACCTGAAACACTTTAAGTGAAACAATGCATATAGAAATGAGCATATGATGATTCCATTGATGCAAAGTATCCACAATGGAAAAATTCACAGGGACAGAGAGGAGCTTAGTGGCTTCCAGGGATTGTGGGCACTGAGGGGCTGAATGGGACTGCTGATGGGTATAGGTTTTTGTTTGGGGTGTGATGAAGGTgtcctacaattaaaaaatagtgATGTGTGGGTAACTACATGAACATACAAAAATCACTGAATTGAACAGTTGAAAAAGGTAAACATCAACtaatttcaataaatgttttatacaaattaaaatgaatacaaaataataattacatcaTGCTGAACACAAAGAGTATTTCAATATAAATCACTCATCACTCACTTTTGACTGTTCTGTAAACCTTGATATTCACCTCTGTATTTTTTCAACTGTGTCCCTCCAAACAATGTACAAATCTCTCATGTTATACACAAATTATGCTATGTAGTCTCAAAACATGAAAAGTGTGGCATTTTCTAGTTATTGTCTATTAAGAAATTGCAGACACAAAGTagaaacacaattaaaaatattatttctatgtctttatcagagaaaaatcaaaaaatctaaaaatagatcTTAAGCAAGATTGAATCACAATAGAATTGTAAAATTGTCAGAAATACACAACAGATTTAAGTGAAGTACTATGAATATTCTTCAGGATATCAACTCTCTGAGTTTCCATTTGGTCATCTCCTTCAGATCACAATTTTCTCTAATTCTGGGCCAATTCTATTCCTCACTAGAAAAGCTGAAGTATGTCTACAATAGTAAATTGTTATTTCATGATGGAGATAAAACGTGGCTAATTTTGTTAACCCAAGGCTGACAGTTTTCGTGTTATCTTTCTTaaaacttacttttttattttactacattttctgaTTATACCTGTAATAACAAAGTGGAGCTCCCATACTAGGGTAATTTGAATGTCCTCAAAATTCCATGTATTGTAAACTTGATGCCCAATGTCAATTGTGTTGAGAATTAGGACTTTAAAGAAGAGATTTTGTCATGAGATGAGTGGATTAATGGTGTTTTGAGAGTGGGTTAGTTATCATAGTTGTGGGTTCCTAATTTAAGGATAAGATGAGctacttccttctctctctctctctctctctctctctctctctctctctctctctctctctctctctccagttctTGAATTCCACTATGTGATTTTGTGGCAAGAGACCCTTGCCAGATGTGATCTTTTGACCTTGGATTTTCCGGTCTTCTGAACTTTGAGCCATATGTATTTCTGACTATTCTACTTTACCTCATCTGtggtaattatttattgatttttgttctaGGGTTGAAACTCAGTGGTGTTTAACCACTGGGCAATATCCCtatgcctttttttgttttattttgagacaggatctcactaagttgcttagggcctctctaagttgctgaggctaatcttgaattgcaatcctcctgcctcagccttcctagcctTTGGGAAAAcagatgtatgccaccatgcctggccagtcTGTGGTATGCTACTATTacagcacaaaacagactaagaaatCTCCCCTCCATATTTCTGATTCTTTACATTTTGTTCTCGACTGCTTTTTCTGTGTTCTGGCATCTCAAAAGGCTGTCCTACTAATATTGGTCCCCAACAAATAAGCTACATTATCTCTGGCCTGATTGTTTCAATTTTGACAGCTGTTTTGTGCTCTGACCCATTCCATGGATTGAGATCCCCCCAATGCATCAGTGTGACTCTGATGCATGATCTTAATTCCTATCACTTCCTGTTCTGCTctacaaaagtgtgtgtgtgtgcatgtatacacacaaacaccTGGGTGTGTGAATGTCTTAGACTCCAGAGGGAATTACCAAATAACCTGTTCGTCATAAGTGGTTTTGGCTTTATTTGTCAAATCCTTCTTGGAGAGCTTGGACCAAACGCAAAATACCAAAACAGTGTATGGGCAAAaagattgtttttgtttcctaACACTTTTCTTTAGGTAGAATTAATATACAAGtaactgtacatatttattgGATACCATTTGTTCAATTTGGATCTAAGTCCCATAATACTATCATGTTCAAAATAATTGATATATTTCCTCCTTCTAAAGTTCCCATATGtacttttgtgatttttgttggttttgattatgttttttatttgttaagaatATGTAATATGAGATCTGTCTTCTTAAAGTATGGAAATGCACAATATCATCTTGTTAACCATAGGTAGCATACTCAATAGAACATCTTTAGAACTTGTTCATCTAGCATAAGTAAATGTTTATTCCCATTGAACATACTCCCTATATTTCCTATTCTACCTTACACTCCTGCCTGCttcctgttattttattttctgcttctcaCTTTGACCATTGTAAACACAAAGTATATGcagattttgtttctttggaCATTTACTGTATTAATAGAGTGAAAATATGGGATAATCCTGAGTTATCCTGAGTTTTGTAAACTTTCTTATAAATTCTTTGTAGTAGTCTTCTGGACACAAATTATGGATGTGGTGTAGATGAACATAGAGAGCAACATATCATAGTTAGGTGAAAATGGGGAACAATAATCATAAGGTAAGATATCTTAAGttataaattcagaaatattatGTTTAGATTGCTTTGAAAATCAGAAgaaatctatttatctatctctatctatctatctatacacatacatatgaaaGATAGGGagaatatagttttaaatatcaataatttGGATGATGCCACAAAgggaataatttaaaagatacagaaaataataatgaaattatatgGAGTTAATAATTCAAGATTACTATTAGGCTGAGGACTAAAGCAAATTAAATAgtgataaacaaaatatttgttgtgGGTGTGCAGCATAAAGAGATTAGTAGAGAGTATCTGCTCTCAGAATGTTGGGTGCTAGAAGAGGTCAGAGAGACTGACTAGACACTGCGGGGACTACCTTGAATGGGCAGATGCTACAGGACAAAGCTATTATGGTTGTAGGCCAGAATGAGAGTCAGCGAAAGtagtaaacaaagaaaatgtttggttttcttcttctgtgttcCGACAAGTATTCCATGGAGTGACTATTACATGCAAGGACCTTTTAGTAAGCCCTTAGTTTTAACtcattatttcttctgtttctcttctttcagGTTATCCTGTGAAATCCTACTTAATAGTTAAGGCCCTTTGGTTAAGATCTTTAATAGTGACACCACAGTTAATAAGATCAAATTCTGTGTGTCCATAAGATGTTATTTTGATTCTCTGTAGCATGTGGTAATTCTGGATTCACTGATTTATTTAACAGCCTTTCTTCCATACTTAATTGTAAATTCATTACAGTGCTGGCACAGTGCCTTGCATATCACAAGTCTCAATAAAAATTGAGCAATAAATTTATTGTAAGAAGCACAGACAAGAGTTAATACAGAttcaaaatgaatgaacaaagccCTCACCCTGCCTGATTTGAAACAGTTAAACAAAAAAGGGTTTGCCGTGATTTCACACTGCACAGGACAGGAAGGTAATATGGGAATATGTGGTCACCAGATATGTAGTCTTACAATGAAAATAGTAAAAGACATAAACAACCATGTCCCCATCTCCTGAGACAGAAATCGCAACAGAAGATTCTAATAGTCAAGGTCTGGGATTCAGACATACCCCTCCTTCTTCCCAGAGTGTCCAGTGTTGTGTATTTTTCTTCTCAGTTGCTCTGGAGGAAAAGGATTTTGATGATCTGAGGAAGTATCAGACCAAAGGTATCCATTGCATCACTAATCCTGATCTCTGCTGAAGTTCCTGCCCAAAGCCACTTGCCACTTGGCAAAAGTTGGCTGATGTGATGATTTTATGTACTGTGTAGAGATAATCAGAGTCTGATTAGGAACAAACAATGATAATGACCTCCCACTGGACTCTCATCCCACAAGTGCCTACTCTGAGGATAATCAACaattaggattttcttttttaattttggttctCAAGCATTTAGTATTTTCAATATTCTTATTTGactctggattttaaaaaatatatgaaaggtaTTGTTGGAGTTCTAGTGAATTTTatgatgttatttaaaaattaaaaatttcaggaGTATTTTGAAACACTGAATGAATTCTCTAaagttattttttgaaataaaaatataaaagtacaaCATATAAGCAAACTTTCTAAGAtctgtttctattttcattcatctgtACTAATTG
It includes:
- the LOC114088833 gene encoding olfactory receptor 8G50-like, which encodes MTEENHSTVTEFILVGLTDKSELQLPLFLLFLGIYVFTVVGNLGMIILIGLSSQLHTPMYYLLSSLSFIDLCQSTVITPKMLVNFVMEKNTISFAECMTQLYFFAAFAIAECHMLAAMAYDRYVAICNPLLYNVTMSIQVCFWLLIGVCSMGLMGATAHTTCMLRVLFCKNDTINHYFCDVLPLLELSCSSTFVNEVVVLCSSAFNIFAPVLSILSSYIFVIASILRIRSTEGRYKAFSTCSSHISAVGLFFGSVTFMYLQPSSVNSMDQGKVSSIFYTIIVPMLNPLIYSLRNKDVKVTLNNLVKRRNFL